A single region of the Biomaibacter acetigenes genome encodes:
- a CDS encoding ABC transporter permease subunit, which produces MHLAELLASSFRMAIPILLTALGAVYSERSGVVNIGLEGMMIVGSFWGALGAYFYGPVMGLIIAMVAGMLLALIHAIASVTFRVDQIVSGVALNILAYGSSRFMSQAIFKMATTTPMWQVLQK; this is translated from the coding sequence ATGCACCTGGCAGAACTGCTGGCGTCCAGCTTTAGAATGGCGATACCCATACTCCTCACGGCCCTGGGAGCAGTTTATTCAGAAAGGAGTGGCGTGGTAAATATTGGCCTGGAAGGCATGATGATAGTAGGGTCTTTCTGGGGAGCCCTGGGCGCTTATTTTTACGGGCCTGTCATGGGGCTTATAATCGCCATGGTGGCAGGCATGTTGCTGGCATTGATTCATGCAATAGCTTCGGTTACCTTCCGGGTAGACCAGATAGTTAGTGGTGTGGCCCTAAACATCCTGGCTTATGGAAGTAGCCGTTTTATGAGTCAGGCCATATTTAAAATGGCCACTACAACCCCCATGTGGCAGGTCTTGCAAAAATAA
- a CDS encoding ABC transporter ATP-binding protein, which translates to MEKAVELKNITKRFPGITANNNINITIEKGEIHAVVGENGAGKSTLMKILSGLYQPDEGEIFIFGKKENINSPIKAIELKIGMVHQHFMLVSRFTVLENIILGSEIRSGISIDYKQARNIVERLCNLYNFSLDLDAKVENISVGQAQRVEILKVLYRGADILVLDEPTAVLAPQEVKELFVNLKRLKQEGKTIIFISHKLDEVLEIADKITVLRRGEVAGSAVPEEITKEQLAKMMVGKPVLMNLNKQKVTPGEIFLSVKDLVVKDPGGKAALDGASFEIRGGEVYGIAGIEGNGQKELTEAIMGLKVISGGSIQIRGIQVKGFSVKEIRKLRVAYIPEDRHRQGLVLPMKVWENGIIGFHREKEFYKKPLLKVKEAIEFTRKKVQEYSISLSSINQPVEDLSGGNQQKVILARELSEDPDIIIASQPTRGLDIGAAEFVHRELLKKRDEGKAILLISADLEEVLALSDRVGVIYNGRIVAEFKPEEVTLEDVGIYMLGGSERRVSGE; encoded by the coding sequence TTGGAAAAGGCTGTGGAGCTTAAAAATATCACCAAGCGCTTTCCGGGTATCACAGCTAACAACAATATCAACATTACTATAGAAAAGGGCGAAATACATGCCGTTGTTGGAGAAAACGGAGCCGGTAAGAGCACCCTTATGAAAATATTGTCAGGCCTTTACCAGCCCGATGAAGGGGAAATATTCATTTTTGGCAAAAAGGAAAATATAAATTCACCCATTAAGGCTATAGAGCTCAAGATAGGCATGGTCCACCAGCACTTTATGCTGGTGTCCCGCTTTACAGTGCTGGAAAACATCATCCTCGGTTCGGAAATACGGTCGGGAATTTCCATCGACTATAAACAAGCCCGAAATATAGTGGAGAGGCTTTGTAATCTGTATAACTTCTCCCTGGACCTGGATGCCAAGGTGGAGAATATTTCCGTCGGCCAGGCTCAAAGAGTGGAGATATTGAAGGTTCTTTACAGGGGTGCCGACATCCTCGTGCTGGATGAACCGACGGCGGTACTGGCCCCTCAGGAAGTCAAGGAACTCTTTGTCAATCTCAAAAGACTGAAACAGGAAGGAAAGACCATCATATTTATCAGCCACAAGCTGGACGAGGTTCTGGAGATAGCAGACAAAATCACTGTTTTACGGCGAGGTGAGGTAGCGGGTTCTGCGGTGCCCGAAGAAATTACAAAGGAACAGCTGGCTAAAATGATGGTAGGTAAACCCGTTTTGATGAATCTAAATAAGCAAAAAGTTACTCCTGGAGAGATTTTTCTTTCGGTTAAAGACCTTGTGGTAAAAGACCCTGGTGGGAAAGCGGCTCTGGATGGTGCAAGTTTTGAAATAAGAGGCGGAGAAGTATACGGTATAGCCGGTATTGAGGGTAACGGCCAGAAGGAACTGACAGAGGCCATTATGGGACTTAAAGTCATATCGGGAGGCAGTATACAGATACGCGGTATTCAGGTAAAGGGATTTTCAGTAAAAGAAATTCGAAAACTGAGGGTGGCCTATATTCCTGAGGACCGTCACCGGCAGGGCCTGGTGCTCCCCATGAAAGTGTGGGAAAACGGCATAATTGGGTTTCATCGGGAAAAAGAGTTTTATAAAAAGCCACTGCTCAAGGTAAAAGAAGCAATAGAATTCACTCGAAAAAAGGTTCAAGAATATTCCATTAGCTTGAGCTCAATAAATCAACCGGTGGAAGACCTCTCAGGCGGCAACCAGCAAAAGGTGATACTGGCCCGGGAACTTTCGGAAGACCCGGATATTATTATAGCTTCTCAGCCCACAAGAGGCCTGGATATCGGGGCTGCGGAGTTTGTACACCGGGAACTATTGAAAAAAAGAGACGAAGGAAAAGCGATTTTACTGATATCTGCAGACCTAGAGGAAGTACTGGCCCTTTCGGATAGGGTTGGTGTCATTTATAACGGCAGGATAGTGGCCGAATTCAAACCCGAAGAAGTTACTCTTGAAGACGTGGGCATATATATGCTCGGCGGTTCTGAACGGAGAGTGAGCGGCGAATGA
- a CDS encoding ABC transporter permease, whose product MDSIAIILYNATPLIFSGLAVSVGFRMNLFNIGVEGQYLMGAFLAALVGFSLKGLPAIIHLPLTILAAIVAGSLWSLLPIYLKVKRGVHEVISTIMLNYISFSFIHYFIADLLMDKSQKMLQGLGSPIVRMPKILPSALMPRMRDFLNLFGLDLPKHVYLNWFFPLGILLAIGIYYMLMYTPFGFELRAVGHNPDAARTAGIKPEKVYFVGFLLSGAIAGLVGLSDLLGYFGYMDLDFPRNYGFNGIAVALMGQNHPLGIILSAMLFGFLNRGAEGVQTFLNVPMDAVVILQALMIISIVVITKVMNDYIKRLEKKEVSKNAPGRTAGVQL is encoded by the coding sequence GTGGATAGCATAGCAATAATACTCTATAATGCGACACCTCTTATATTCTCCGGACTTGCCGTTTCAGTGGGTTTCCGCATGAACCTTTTTAACATCGGTGTCGAGGGACAGTACCTTATGGGAGCTTTTTTGGCAGCCCTGGTAGGATTCTCTCTTAAAGGGCTTCCTGCCATAATACATCTTCCCCTTACAATTCTGGCGGCCATCGTGGCGGGAAGTTTGTGGTCACTTTTACCCATATACTTGAAGGTAAAACGGGGTGTGCATGAAGTTATTAGCACCATAATGTTGAATTACATATCATTTTCATTTATCCATTATTTTATAGCAGACCTTTTGATGGATAAAAGCCAAAAAATGTTACAAGGCCTGGGCAGTCCCATTGTGAGGATGCCAAAAATACTTCCATCTGCTTTAATGCCCAGGATGCGCGATTTTTTAAATCTTTTTGGACTCGATTTGCCCAAACACGTATACCTTAACTGGTTCTTCCCTCTGGGTATATTGCTTGCCATAGGCATTTACTACATGCTCATGTACACCCCCTTCGGTTTTGAACTCAGGGCGGTAGGCCACAATCCCGATGCAGCCAGGACCGCAGGCATTAAACCCGAGAAGGTTTATTTCGTAGGTTTCTTATTGAGCGGTGCTATAGCGGGGCTTGTGGGTCTTTCGGACCTTTTGGGTTATTTTGGATACATGGACCTGGATTTTCCCAGGAATTATGGCTTTAACGGTATAGCGGTGGCGCTGATGGGACAGAACCACCCTCTGGGGATAATCCTTTCCGCGATGCTTTTTGGATTTTTAAACCGTGGGGCGGAGGGTGTGCAGACATTCCTCAACGTTCCCATGGATGCGGTGGTAATCCTTCAGGCTTTGATGATAATTTCTATAGTTGTAATAACTAAAGTGATGAACGACTACATTAAGCGCCTGGAGAAAAAGGAGGTAAGCAAAAATGCACCTGGCAGAACTGCTGGCGTCCAGCTTTAG
- a CDS encoding GntR family transcriptional regulator, which translates to MIFSEKLWDNSQRYEIVLKKIRDMILSGELREEQKFPSETVLAREFGVSRSTLREALRILEDEGLIKRYQGVGTFVSRKPMIESGMEELISITRLIEKQGMKAGTKNISIIRTFPSEKEASIMKMSPEQEIYRVERVRTADNVPVVYCIDRIPVKFVKNEFEFKIESLFDYLQKDLGIYISYAVSDIIPVKAEIAEVYKKLNLKSRNDVVLLLEQLHYDDKDNPIFYSSNYFSPDKIKFCIVRKRK; encoded by the coding sequence ATGATTTTTTCAGAGAAATTGTGGGACAATTCCCAGAGATATGAGATTGTATTGAAGAAAATAAGAGACATGATATTGAGCGGCGAACTCAGGGAAGAGCAAAAATTTCCATCGGAGACGGTACTTGCCAGGGAATTTGGAGTAAGCCGTTCCACTTTGCGGGAGGCCTTGAGAATCCTGGAAGATGAGGGCCTCATAAAAAGATATCAGGGAGTGGGCACTTTCGTATCCCGAAAACCCATGATTGAGAGCGGTATGGAAGAACTTATCAGCATTACCAGGCTGATTGAAAAGCAGGGAATGAAAGCCGGAACGAAAAATATAAGTATTATAAGGACATTCCCCAGTGAAAAAGAAGCATCCATCATGAAGATGTCCCCGGAACAAGAGATTTACAGGGTGGAAAGAGTAAGGACCGCCGATAATGTTCCGGTGGTATACTGCATAGATAGAATTCCGGTGAAGTTTGTAAAAAATGAATTTGAATTTAAGATAGAATCACTTTTTGATTATTTGCAAAAAGACCTTGGTATATATATTTCCTATGCTGTATCCGATATCATACCCGTTAAGGCTGAAATCGCCGAAGTATATAAAAAATTAAACCTGAAATCCAGGAACGATGTAGTTTTACTCCTGGAACAGCTTCATTATGATGATAAAGACAATCCCATATTTTATTCCTCAAACTATTTTTCACCGGATAAAATAAAATTTTGTATAGTGAGAAAGCGTAAATAG
- a CDS encoding ABC transporter permease produces the protein MKPLLTGISPIIILAILFVPLSEYIINRTVFGLRLRAVGENPLAADTLGVNVFKMKYVGVLISGMLAGLAGAYLALEHTGMYVEGMTQGKGYIALAAMIFGNWTPTGALLASLLFGFAESLSFRVVENGLIPYQFIKMIPYVLTLIVLAGFVRKSTPPAADGVPYERNAG, from the coding sequence TTGAAGCCTTTGCTTACGGGGATTTCACCCATCATCATTCTGGCCATACTTTTTGTGCCGCTTTCAGAGTATATAATCAACCGGACGGTGTTTGGCTTAAGGCTGAGGGCGGTGGGAGAAAACCCTCTGGCAGCGGATACCCTCGGCGTGAACGTATTCAAAATGAAATATGTGGGCGTGTTGATAAGCGGCATGCTGGCCGGCCTTGCCGGTGCTTATCTTGCCCTGGAGCATACGGGGATGTATGTGGAAGGCATGACTCAGGGCAAAGGATATATAGCTCTGGCGGCCATGATTTTCGGCAACTGGACCCCCACGGGGGCGCTCCTGGCTTCGCTTTTGTTTGGATTTGCAGAGTCCTTGAGTTTCAGGGTGGTGGAAAATGGTTTAATACCCTATCAGTTTATCAAAATGATACCCTATGTACTCACACTCATTGTGCTGGCAGGGTTTGTAAGGAAATCCACACCTCCGGCTGCAGACGGTGTTCCTTATGAGAGAAATGCAGGATAA